The following proteins are co-located in the Myroides profundi genome:
- a CDS encoding IS5 family transposase, producing the protein MYQVLHKDSIELDIVPHLPLPKRGFKSKAPLYEIVNAILYKLKTGIQWSYLPVQALFSNQVLSHKTVFGHFRNWCKVGVWQSCWAELLKKNKSLIDLSSADFDGSHTTALRGGEQVAYQGRKKRKTTNSLYFTDRQGLPLAMSEPIAGNHNDLFDIEIYFEDITSQLTNAEISLSGLFINADVGFDSQKLRKTMSDKEIIANIYPNKRNGQDSEDGYFDEQLYKERYAIERTNAWLDSFRSLLNRFDTTLSSWMAWNFIAFIVIGLKKFYKTKKSR; encoded by the coding sequence GTGTACCAAGTACTCCACAAAGATAGTATAGAATTAGATATAGTACCTCACTTACCGCTACCAAAAAGAGGATTTAAATCAAAAGCCCCGCTTTATGAGATAGTTAATGCTATATTATACAAACTAAAAACAGGTATTCAGTGGAGTTATTTACCAGTTCAAGCTTTGTTTAGTAACCAAGTATTAAGTCATAAAACAGTATTTGGTCATTTTCGTAATTGGTGTAAAGTAGGTGTATGGCAATCTTGTTGGGCTGAATTATTAAAAAAGAATAAGTCTCTTATTGATTTGTCAAGTGCAGATTTTGATGGAAGTCATACTACAGCTTTAAGAGGAGGAGAACAAGTAGCTTATCAAGGAAGAAAAAAACGTAAAACGACTAATTCTTTATATTTTACAGATCGTCAAGGTTTACCATTAGCTATGTCAGAACCGATAGCAGGAAATCACAATGATTTATTTGATATAGAAATCTATTTTGAAGATATAACTAGTCAACTAACTAATGCTGAAATATCTCTCTCAGGATTATTTATTAATGCTGATGTTGGTTTTGATTCTCAGAAACTTAGAAAAACAATGAGTGATAAAGAAATAATAGCTAACATCTATCCTAATAAACGAAATGGGCAAGATAGTGAAGATGGCTATTTTGATGAACAACTATACAAAGAAAGATATGCTATTGAAAGAACCAATGCTTGGTTAGATAGTTTTCGTTCTTTACTCAATAGATTCGACACCACACTTTCTAGCTGGATGGCGTGGAATTTCATCGCTTTTATCGTTATAGGACTAAAAAAGTTTTACAAAACTAAAAAGTCAAGATGA
- a CDS encoding IS4 family transposase: MSCVDLKLEWVSRLIFALIPTEESYVLVMDRTNWKFAKQDINILMLGISYKNMCFPILFKMLDKRGNSNTNERKELINTFIYWFGKDCIDCVLADREFVGEDWISYLNDKQIKYYIRIRNNFKVYLTSKQKEITASHLFNNLKPGQTRQYHKIVRIHNQLCYISRTKVITGNKIDYCIVIGFNKPEKALETYKIRWQIETLFKAFKSSGFNIEDTHLQKIDRLEKLVMLVMIAFVWCYKIGDYIDAIKPITIKNHGNRLISVFKLGLDYLSRLLLSKNEYNPLNINCFGFLSCT, translated from the coding sequence ATGTCTTGTGTCGATTTGAAGTTGGAATGGGTTTCAAGACTTATTTTTGCACTTATTCCTACTGAGGAATCTTATGTCCTTGTGATGGATCGCACCAATTGGAAGTTTGCAAAACAAGATATAAACATCTTAATGTTAGGTATTAGTTATAAGAATATGTGTTTTCCAATACTATTTAAAATGCTAGATAAACGTGGTAATTCAAATACAAATGAGCGAAAAGAACTCATTAATACTTTTATTTATTGGTTTGGCAAAGATTGTATTGATTGTGTCTTAGCGGATAGAGAATTTGTTGGAGAGGATTGGATTAGCTATCTAAATGATAAGCAGATTAAATATTACATTCGTATTCGAAATAACTTTAAGGTTTACTTGACCAGTAAACAGAAAGAAATAACAGCTTCTCATCTTTTTAATAACTTAAAACCTGGTCAAACAAGACAGTATCACAAGATTGTTAGAATTCATAATCAGCTATGTTATATCTCTAGAACTAAAGTGATCACAGGTAATAAGATAGATTATTGTATTGTCATTGGGTTTAATAAACCAGAGAAAGCTTTAGAGACTTACAAAATAAGGTGGCAGATTGAAACACTATTTAAAGCCTTCAAGTCTAGTGGCTTTAATATAGAAGATACACACTTACAAAAAATAGATAGGCTTGAAAAACTAGTCATGTTAGTGATGATTGCTTTTGTATGGTGCTATAAGATTGGAGACTATATTGACGCTATTAAACCTATCACAATCAAGAATCATGGCAATAGGCTTATTAGTGTATTTAAACTTGGACTTGACTATCTATCAAGATTATTACTTTCTAAAAATGAATACAACCCTTTAAATATCAATTGCTTTGGTTTTTTGTCGTGTACTTAG
- a CDS encoding transposase, with amino-acid sequence MKENNSTTKLKLRKVKFYDRENKRKFEFITNLFQIKSDMIAVLYKLRWQIELVSKQLKQNFPLKYSLEDNQNAIKIQIYCVLIVNLLISVIKKKLKRSWAFSNLVSFCKIHLFNYIKLLHFLENPEQDWIIEDQEIKQLSLF; translated from the coding sequence ATTAAAGAAAACAACAGTACAACGAAGCTTAAACTGCGCAAGGTGAAGTTTTATGATAGAGAGAACAAGAGGAAATTCGAGTTCATAACTAATCTTTTCCAAATAAAGTCGGATATGATAGCTGTCCTATACAAACTAAGGTGGCAAATAGAACTTGTCTCTAAACAGCTTAAACAAAATTTTCCTTTAAAGTACTCTTTAGAAGATAATCAGAATGCTATTAAAATACAGATATACTGTGTTTTGATAGTAAATTTACTCATATCTGTGATTAAGAAGAAGCTTAAAAGGAGTTGGGCTTTCTCAAACTTGGTGAGTTTTTGTAAGATTCATCTGTTTAACTACATTAAACTATTACATTTCTTAGAAAATCCTGAGCAAGATTGGATTATTGAAGATCAAGAGATAAAACAACTTTCTTTATTTTGA
- a CDS encoding SDR family oxidoreductase gives MTKVLITGGAGFIGSNLTEYFLSKGYFVRCLDNFATGHKYNIEPFLSNENYELIEGDIRDLETCHRSVKGMDYVLHQAALGSVPRSVKDPITSNDVNVTGFLNMLVAMRDGGVKRMVYAASSSTYGDSENLPKVEDIIGKPLSPYAVTKYVNELYADVFSRTYGIETIGLRYFNVFGRRQDPNGAYAAVIPLFVKQLMKHESPTINGTGDYSRDFTYIDNVIQMNERAMLTTNPEAVNTVYNTAVGDRTTLNSLIGYLKDNLAKYDAEIANIEEVHGPNRVGDIPHSLASVDKARKLLGYEPTHTIDTGLAEAVNWYWENLK, from the coding sequence ATGACTAAAGTACTGATCACAGGTGGAGCAGGATTCATTGGATCTAATTTGACAGAATATTTTTTAAGTAAAGGATATTTTGTACGTTGTTTAGACAATTTCGCAACTGGGCATAAATATAATATTGAGCCTTTTTTGTCAAATGAAAATTATGAATTAATTGAAGGAGATATCCGTGATTTAGAAACTTGTCATCGTTCAGTAAAAGGGATGGACTATGTATTGCATCAAGCAGCATTAGGTTCTGTACCTCGTTCTGTAAAAGATCCTATTACTTCTAATGATGTAAATGTGACAGGATTCTTAAATATGTTAGTAGCTATGAGAGATGGAGGAGTGAAACGCATGGTATATGCTGCTAGTTCATCTACTTATGGAGATTCAGAAAACTTACCTAAAGTAGAAGACATTATTGGAAAGCCACTTTCTCCTTATGCAGTTACAAAGTATGTAAACGAATTATATGCAGATGTTTTTTCTAGAACTTATGGTATCGAGACAATAGGATTACGTTACTTTAATGTATTTGGTCGTCGCCAAGATCCAAACGGAGCTTATGCTGCTGTTATTCCTTTGTTTGTTAAGCAATTGATGAAACACGAGAGTCCTACTATTAATGGTACAGGAGATTATTCTCGTGACTTTACGTATATCGATAATGTGATTCAGATGAATGAACGTGCAATGCTGACTACTAATCCAGAGGCGGTAAATACAGTGTATAATACAGCAGTAGGAGATAGAACTACCTTAAATTCATTGATTGGTTATTTAAAAGACAACTTAGCAAAGTATGATGCTGAAATAGCTAATATAGAGGAGGTACATGGACCTAATCGTGTAGGAGATATTCCTCATTCACTTGCATCTGTTGATAAAGCTAGAAAATTATTAGGATACGAACCAACTCACACTATTGATACAGGCTTAGCTGAAGCAGTGAACTGGTATTGGGAGAATTTGAAATAA
- a CDS encoding DUF6904 family protein: protein MFWSTYSVLTIPRGLAPRYFIDSRLKRNSGHLSGSESVYYECCISWVQGIFFIQAIRYKQNLIPINKLILSHLLEFEYWMEKTMYEFDSKTAFELKDFITGRIDTSNDCLYIYMRKINLEYFLLNGGKKAFKTLPGLLEKACYGTLGYNLYRKELERDAKRLNTNARRLELNDDDFDYENVKW, encoded by the coding sequence ATATTCTGGTCAACTTACTCTGTTCTAACAATACCTCGTGGGCTTGCCCCGAGGTATTTTATTGATAGTAGATTAAAACGAAACTCGGGGCATTTAAGTGGTAGTGAATCTGTTTATTATGAATGTTGTATATCGTGGGTTCAAGGGATATTTTTTATTCAGGCTATAAGATATAAGCAAAACCTTATACCAATTAATAAACTAATACTATCGCATTTGTTAGAGTTTGAATATTGGATGGAAAAAACAATGTATGAATTTGATTCAAAAACAGCTTTTGAATTAAAAGATTTTATAACAGGTAGAATCGACACTTCAAATGATTGCTTGTATATCTATATGAGAAAAATTAACCTAGAATACTTTTTGTTAAATGGTGGTAAAAAGGCTTTTAAAACCTTGCCTGGTCTGTTAGAGAAAGCTTGTTATGGAACCTTAGGTTATAATCTTTACAGAAAAGAATTAGAGCGTGACGCCAAGAGATTAAATACAAACGCAAGAAGATTAGAGCTTAACGATGATGATTTTGACTATGAGAATGTAAAGTGGTAA
- a CDS encoding acyltransferase family protein, with protein sequence MGFRYDIQGLRALAVLLVFIFHLNSSWLTGGFVGVDIFFVISGFLVSSIILYKKEKGTFGFIDFYIGRIKRIVPVFLLLLVFVGIVGAWVYLSGDIQSLRKNMFHAAIFNSNNYLASLDNYFGASSQENPLLHTWTLSIEMQFYFLLPLFLILVNRKYIVPVSLFIIITLFGYSFYNSTFLNNQSAMYFSLIARIPEFLIGTVFAIKAKEIKILIGNRQSIVSILSLIGIVLCGVFYTEYFNFPGLWVILPCVFTGIILITTESKVNAFFSNKLLVHIGELSYSIYLWHWAIMAFVRYYFVRIDFMWYEVLFIIVLTYTLSWLSYTFVENIFRTYDNKKFFLRFGGIIGGLGIVVFGMPRLNNYLSPIPMIYSKPTFGLDSHGPTFLEIGVYGALEGKSFPSICLIGDSHALAYKGFLDEIGKMNDFSFSSITNDRVPTFKGIRKEEFQTERLYDQYKRLSIETDSILKRSNLIIICSIWAYDFPSNESALENLIKGLRHNQRVLLLGDYPVFDINPLRINRSIVQNNHYGGNRKYISKEQEYINQLLNKYPDKLYKIEFDFNKDKDLPFINDTIAYYDDGHWNIYGSRKLGRIHSEEFIDFLKKNNIQF encoded by the coding sequence ATGGGATTTAGATACGATATACAAGGATTAAGAGCTTTAGCTGTTCTTTTAGTTTTTATTTTTCACTTGAACTCTTCTTGGTTAACAGGAGGATTTGTTGGAGTGGATATTTTCTTTGTAATTTCTGGATTCTTAGTAAGTAGTATTATTTTATATAAAAAAGAAAAAGGAACATTTGGTTTTATTGATTTTTACATAGGAAGAATTAAAAGAATTGTTCCTGTTTTTCTATTGCTTTTAGTTTTTGTAGGAATAGTTGGAGCATGGGTTTACTTAAGTGGAGATATACAGAGCCTTCGTAAGAATATGTTCCATGCTGCTATTTTTAATTCTAATAATTATTTAGCGAGTTTAGATAATTATTTTGGAGCGAGTAGTCAAGAGAATCCTTTATTACATACATGGACTTTGTCTATTGAGATGCAGTTTTATTTTTTATTACCTTTGTTTTTGATATTAGTCAATAGGAAGTATATTGTACCTGTTAGTTTATTTATTATTATAACTTTATTTGGTTATTCTTTCTATAATAGTACTTTTTTGAATAATCAAAGTGCAATGTATTTTTCATTAATAGCACGCATTCCAGAGTTTTTAATAGGAACAGTCTTTGCAATAAAAGCAAAAGAGATTAAAATACTTATAGGTAATAGACAGAGTATAGTGTCGATATTGTCATTGATAGGAATTGTGTTATGTGGAGTATTTTATACTGAGTATTTTAACTTTCCTGGATTATGGGTGATTTTACCTTGTGTATTTACAGGAATTATTTTAATCACTACAGAGTCTAAGGTAAATGCTTTCTTTTCGAATAAGCTATTAGTTCATATAGGAGAGTTATCTTATTCTATTTATTTATGGCATTGGGCTATAATGGCTTTTGTGAGATACTACTTCGTACGTATTGATTTTATGTGGTATGAAGTGTTATTTATTATTGTTTTGACTTATACTCTATCTTGGTTATCATATACTTTTGTGGAAAATATATTTAGAACTTATGATAATAAGAAATTCTTTTTACGATTTGGAGGTATTATTGGTGGTCTAGGAATTGTGGTTTTTGGTATGCCTAGATTAAATAATTATTTGTCTCCAATACCAATGATATATTCTAAACCTACTTTTGGTTTAGATTCTCATGGACCAACATTTTTAGAAATTGGCGTGTATGGAGCATTAGAAGGAAAATCATTTCCTTCAATATGCTTAATTGGAGACAGTCATGCTCTTGCTTATAAGGGATTTTTAGATGAAATAGGAAAAATGAATGATTTCTCTTTTAGTAGTATAACAAATGATAGAGTACCGACTTTTAAAGGTATTAGAAAAGAAGAGTTTCAAACAGAAAGGTTATATGATCAATATAAAAGGTTATCTATAGAAACTGATAGTATTTTAAAGCGTAGTAATTTAATTATTATATGCTCCATTTGGGCTTACGATTTTCCAAGTAATGAAAGCGCATTGGAAAATTTAATAAAAGGATTAAGACATAATCAAAGGGTTCTTTTATTAGGGGATTATCCAGTATTTGATATTAATCCGCTGAGAATTAATAGATCTATAGTTCAAAATAATCATTATGGTGGGAATAGAAAATATATTAGTAAGGAGCAAGAGTATATTAATCAGCTATTAAATAAATACCCAGATAAATTATATAAAATAGAATTCGATTTTAATAAAGACAAGGATCTTCCTTTTATAAATGATACTATAGCCTATTATGATGATGGTCACTGGAATATCTATGGTAGTCGTAAGTTAGGAAGAATACATAGTGAAGAATTTATAGATTTCTTAAAGAAAAACAATATTCAATTTTAA
- a CDS encoding DUF5040 domain-containing protein — MKTKITLLTFFCFLLFNCSPNNDSKEEKKISIEFKENDKQLFLNESFNLLNDLVLKNADPNDIQWSGYNNKIIKLVATKVIAIAKGTTVIIATLKNTDYKAILNISVDDIKMSFIQDELELGIKKSFDLNDYLVSSNVDEEDIIWKSENTKVATVKKGIVTAKEEGEANIITQVKGKKTKGVIKVKVSAEGDIERTSSLMIGASFASPENSWYKNAYNRLRSYHVNYADGGGVGMNNYVNKIYRGELYTKETLDKFNHLVIYISHNLNVYNQKGVRESYLDYEPINGNQYNSTQNWDYCLKKYSADCEAQKNNPNSKYYGTKRGKPVSVIVFTHWHDGREIYNESIRKLRSKWDFTLIELDKNIGFTKKKINPNTKRQVSLDYAVDTEVIDGETFGWHPKRTGKELYVQDKTEEMFYNTISKL, encoded by the coding sequence ATGAAAACAAAAATCACCTTACTAACTTTTTTTTGTTTTTTATTGTTTAATTGTTCGCCTAATAATGACAGTAAAGAAGAGAAGAAAATCAGTATTGAATTTAAAGAAAATGATAAGCAATTATTCCTAAATGAGAGCTTCAATTTATTAAACGACCTAGTACTCAAAAATGCAGACCCTAATGATATACAGTGGTCTGGGTATAATAATAAGATTATAAAGTTGGTTGCTACTAAGGTAATAGCGATAGCCAAAGGAACTACTGTAATAATAGCTACTTTAAAAAATACAGATTATAAAGCAATACTCAATATCTCTGTTGATGATATCAAAATGTCCTTTATACAAGATGAATTAGAGTTAGGTATAAAGAAAAGTTTTGATCTGAATGATTATTTGGTGAGTAGTAATGTAGATGAAGAAGATATTATTTGGAAGAGTGAGAATACTAAAGTAGCTACTGTAAAGAAAGGAATTGTTACAGCTAAAGAAGAAGGGGAAGCGAATATCATTACTCAAGTAAAAGGTAAAAAGACAAAAGGAGTTATAAAGGTTAAGGTGTCAGCTGAAGGAGATATAGAGAGAACATCTTCACTTATGATTGGAGCATCATTTGCTTCACCTGAGAATAGTTGGTATAAAAATGCCTATAATAGATTAAGAAGTTATCATGTAAACTACGCTGATGGAGGCGGAGTAGGAATGAATAATTATGTAAATAAAATCTATAGAGGAGAATTATACACAAAAGAAACACTAGATAAATTTAATCATTTGGTTATTTATATTTCTCATAATTTGAATGTATATAATCAGAAGGGAGTTAGGGAATCATATTTGGATTATGAGCCTATTAACGGAAATCAATATAATAGCACTCAGAATTGGGATTATTGTCTTAAAAAGTATTCAGCTGATTGCGAGGCACAAAAGAATAATCCCAATAGTAAATATTATGGAACAAAAAGAGGTAAACCTGTTAGTGTAATTGTTTTTACACATTGGCACGATGGTAGGGAAATATATAATGAAAGTATAAGAAAACTTCGTAGTAAATGGGATTTTACACTAATTGAATTAGATAAAAACATTGGTTTTACTAAAAAGAAAATAAATCCAAATACCAAACGCCAAGTATCTTTAGATTATGCTGTTGATACAGAGGTTATAGATGGAGAGACTTTTGGATGGCATCCCAAGCGAACAGGTAAAGAGTTATATGTACAAGATAAAACGGAAGAGATGTTTTATAATACTATTTCTAAGTTATAG